Proteins found in one Seonamhaeicola sp. S2-3 genomic segment:
- a CDS encoding chromosome partitioning protein ParA yields MEGKKSSNGLKIALGIALALFLAVGFYTINLYSNSKKIQNELTQEKELVMNDLNAMAKQYDEAIGENEAKSKELVEARERIQGLIDSLKISETNVRSLWRYKKKYLSLQKEMDVLLAQNDSLRVENSYLATSLDSTRVKLEERTMFTDSLLVQNTALAEVVENASILGTVGLKGFGVIERTSGKLIPTERAKRTDKIRVCFTVAKNSLVQAGDHELYIQVIDPKNNTLGLNEQVQFEDKTLNYSVISKFNYENANLNVCEFVAAKGEDKFEKGRYIVNVFNEKDLVSTSEFTLK; encoded by the coding sequence ATGGAAGGTAAAAAAAGTAGTAATGGTTTAAAAATAGCATTAGGAATTGCTTTGGCGTTATTTTTAGCTGTAGGTTTTTATACAATAAACCTTTATAGCAATAGTAAAAAGATTCAAAATGAGCTAACTCAAGAAAAAGAGTTAGTAATGAATGATTTAAATGCCATGGCAAAACAATATGATGAAGCTATTGGAGAAAATGAAGCTAAAAGTAAAGAATTGGTAGAGGCTAGAGAAAGAATTCAAGGTTTAATAGATTCTTTAAAAATATCAGAAACTAATGTTAGAAGTTTATGGAGATATAAAAAGAAATATTTATCACTTCAAAAAGAAATGGATGTATTGCTTGCCCAAAACGATTCTTTAAGAGTAGAGAATAGTTATTTAGCTACCTCTTTAGACAGTACTAGAGTTAAATTAGAAGAGCGTACTATGTTTACAGATTCTTTATTAGTACAAAATACAGCTTTGGCCGAAGTAGTAGAAAATGCCTCTATACTAGGAACCGTTGGTTTAAAAGGATTTGGGGTAATAGAAAGAACATCAGGCAAATTAATACCAACAGAAAGAGCTAAAAGAACAGATAAAATTAGAGTATGTTTTACTGTAGCAAAAAACAGTTTAGTACAAGCAGGAGATCATGAGTTGTATATACAAGTAATAGACCCAAAAAACAATACTTTAGGTTTAAATGAGCAAGTGCAGTTTGAAGATAAAACGTTAAACTATAGTGTGATAAGTAAGTTTAACTATGAAAATGCAAACCTAAATGTTTGTGAGTTTGTTGCAGCCAAAGGAGAAGATAAATTTGAAAAAGGAAGATATATAGTTAATGTGTTTAATGAAAAAGATTTAGTATCAACTTCAGAGTTTACACTAAAGTAA
- a CDS encoding formimidoylglutamase, whose protein sequence is MNKLVLFNNTYKNKLLNKRVGESKFGQHVKLLTRISNIYEQLKNLDVTYVIFGIPEDVGVFANLGNTGTAKTWEATLKSLLNIQSNKYNKAKKVLILGYLDFSDEINQISKLDNSKKEDLKIARDIVADIDKHVTFLINQIVMAGKKPIIIGGGHNNAYGNIKGTSLAFKKPINVVNFDAHADFRPEEGRHSGNGFSYAFAGGFLNKYFAFGLHENYNSDKTFTTLSKVKAVKYNTYESIEIRQELDFNAQMQRALKHVSKDVFGIEIDCDAIENIPSSAMTPSGFSVSKARKFVNFFGKHENAQYLHICEAAPKRKTEAQVGKLITYLITDFIKA, encoded by the coding sequence ATGAATAAACTAGTTTTATTTAATAATACGTATAAAAATAAACTTTTAAATAAACGAGTTGGCGAATCCAAATTCGGTCAACATGTTAAATTATTAACTCGCATTTCTAACATATACGAACAACTTAAAAATTTAGATGTTACGTATGTAATTTTTGGTATTCCTGAAGATGTAGGCGTTTTTGCTAACCTGGGAAATACAGGTACAGCAAAGACTTGGGAGGCTACACTTAAAAGTTTGTTAAATATTCAAAGTAATAAATACAATAAAGCTAAAAAGGTACTAATATTAGGTTATTTAGATTTTAGTGATGAAATAAATCAAATATCTAAACTAGATAATTCTAAAAAAGAAGACCTGAAAATAGCTAGAGATATAGTTGCTGATATAGATAAACACGTTACGTTTTTGATAAATCAAATTGTTATGGCTGGTAAAAAGCCAATAATAATTGGTGGAGGTCATAACAATGCGTATGGCAATATTAAAGGAACTTCTTTAGCTTTTAAAAAGCCAATTAATGTAGTTAATTTTGATGCTCATGCCGATTTTAGACCTGAAGAAGGACGCCATAGTGGTAATGGTTTTAGTTACGCTTTCGCTGGAGGTTTTTTAAATAAATATTTTGCTTTTGGTTTGCATGAAAATTATAATTCTGATAAAACGTTTACTACACTTAGCAAAGTTAAAGCTGTTAAATACAACACCTATGAAAGCATTGAAATTAGACAAGAATTAGACTTTAACGCTCAAATGCAACGCGCTTTAAAACATGTTTCTAAGGATGTTTTTGGAATTGAAATTGATTGTGATGCTATTGAAAATATACCTAGTAGTGCCATGACACCAAGCGGATTTAGTGTTAGCAAAGCCAGAAAATTTGTGAACTTTTTTGGCAAACATGAAAATGCTCAATATCTACATATTTGTGAAGCGGCTCCTAAAAGAAAAACTGAAGCCCAAGTTGGCAAACTTATTACTTATTTAATAACCGATTTTATTAAAGCCTAG
- the fumC gene encoding class II fumarate hydratase → MSFRIEKDTMGEVKVPADKLWGAQTERSRNNFKIGPAASMPLEIVYGFAYLKKAAAYTNYELGVLPVEKRDLIAQVCDEILEGKHDDQFPLVIWQTGSGTQSNMNVNEVIANRAHQLAGKVIGEGEKTIQPNDDVNKSQSSNDTFPTGMHIAVYKKIAEVTIPGITQLRDTLKKKSEAFKNVVKIGRTHLMDATPLTLGQELSGYVAQLDHGLKALKNTLPHLSELALGGTAVGTGLNTPKGYDKLVAKYIAEFTNLPFVTAPNKFEALAAHDALVETHGALKQLAVSLNKIANDIRMMASGPRSGIGEITIPANEPGSSIMPGKVNPTQCEAMTMVCAQVIGNDVTVSVGGTQGHYELNVFKPVMAANVLQSAQLIGDACVSFDVNCAVGIEPNQEVITKLLNNSLMLVTALNTKIGYYKAAEIANTAHKNGTTLKEEAINLGYVTEEEYDEWVKPEDMVGSLK, encoded by the coding sequence ATGAGTTTTAGAATAGAAAAAGATACTATGGGCGAGGTAAAAGTACCTGCCGATAAACTTTGGGGAGCCCAAACAGAGCGCTCTAGAAACAACTTTAAAATAGGACCAGCTGCCTCAATGCCTTTAGAAATTGTTTATGGCTTTGCATACTTAAAAAAAGCTGCAGCTTACACCAATTACGAACTAGGAGTTTTACCAGTTGAAAAACGCGACTTAATAGCGCAAGTATGTGATGAGATTTTAGAAGGAAAACATGATGATCAATTCCCTCTAGTAATTTGGCAAACGGGTTCTGGTACACAAAGTAACATGAATGTAAATGAAGTGATTGCTAATAGAGCACATCAGTTAGCTGGCAAAGTAATTGGAGAAGGTGAAAAAACCATTCAACCAAATGATGATGTAAACAAATCGCAATCATCAAATGACACCTTCCCTACTGGAATGCATATTGCTGTTTACAAAAAAATAGCAGAAGTAACTATACCAGGAATAACCCAGTTACGCGATACATTAAAGAAAAAATCTGAAGCTTTTAAAAATGTTGTAAAAATAGGTAGAACTCATTTAATGGATGCAACTCCATTAACCTTAGGACAAGAACTTTCGGGTTATGTTGCTCAATTAGACCATGGCTTAAAAGCCTTAAAAAACACATTACCACATTTAAGCGAATTGGCACTTGGCGGAACTGCCGTTGGTACTGGTTTAAATACACCAAAAGGGTATGATAAACTTGTGGCTAAATATATAGCAGAATTTACAAATTTACCTTTTGTAACTGCTCCTAATAAATTTGAAGCTTTAGCAGCCCACGATGCCTTAGTTGAAACACACGGCGCTTTAAAACAATTAGCTGTTTCTTTAAACAAAATAGCGAATGATATTAGAATGATGGCTTCTGGACCACGCTCTGGGATTGGAGAAATAACAATTCCTGCAAATGAACCTGGTAGTTCTATTATGCCTGGAAAAGTTAACCCTACGCAATGTGAAGCCATGACTATGGTTTGTGCACAAGTAATAGGAAACGATGTTACTGTTTCTGTTGGAGGAACTCAAGGACATTATGAACTTAATGTGTTTAAACCTGTAATGGCTGCTAATGTATTACAGTCTGCCCAATTAATTGGAGACGCATGTGTTAGTTTTGATGTTAATTGTGCTGTAGGTATTGAGCCTAACCAAGAGGTAATTACTAAATTACTTAATAACTCTTTAATGTTAGTTACTGCTCTTAATACTAAAATTGGGTATTATAAAGCGGCAGAAATAGCTAATACAGCTCATAAAAATGGAACGACTTTAAAAGAAGAAGCGATAAATTTAGGCTACGTAACCGAAGAGGAATATGATGAATGGGTAAAACCCGAAGATATGGTTGGCAGTTTAAAATAA
- the arsC gene encoding arsenate reductase (glutaredoxin) (This arsenate reductase requires both glutathione and glutaredoxin to convert arsenate to arsenite, after which the efflux transporter formed by ArsA and ArsB can extrude the arsenite from the cell, providing resistance.) produces the protein MIKIYHNNRCSKSRLGLAALEESGKEYEVIKYLENVPTKAELKEIINLLGIKPIELVRKNEAVWKEKYKGKELSDSEIISAMVENPKLIERPIVINGNKAVIGRPTEKILDII, from the coding sequence ATGATAAAAATATATCACAATAATCGTTGCAGTAAATCGCGTTTAGGTTTAGCTGCTTTAGAAGAATCTGGTAAAGAATATGAAGTTATAAAATATCTTGAAAATGTACCTACTAAAGCAGAATTAAAAGAAATTATTAATCTTTTAGGTATTAAACCTATTGAATTAGTAAGAAAAAATGAAGCTGTGTGGAAAGAAAAGTATAAAGGAAAAGAATTAAGTGATTCTGAAATTATTTCTGCCATGGTTGAAAACCCCAAACTAATTGAAAGACCAATAGTTATAAATGGAAATAAAGCAGTAATTGGCAGACCTACAGAAAAAATACTAGATATAATTTAA
- a CDS encoding peroxiredoxin, which translates to MATIRLGDEAPNFVAQSSEGEINFHEWLGDSWGILFSHPADYTPVCTTELGTVAKYKEEFEKRNVKVVALSVDGVESHKGWIKDINETQNTTVNFPIIADEDKKVSELYDMIHPNADSNLTVRSVFVIDNNKKVKLIITYPASTGRNFDELLRVIDSLQLTAYHKVATPANWQNGDDCVVVPAVATEDIPSIFPKGFKEVKPYLRLTPQPNLD; encoded by the coding sequence ATGGCAACAATTAGATTAGGAGATGAAGCTCCAAATTTTGTAGCGCAATCATCAGAAGGTGAAATTAACTTTCATGAATGGTTAGGAGATAGTTGGGGTATTTTATTTTCGCACCCAGCAGATTATACACCTGTTTGTACAACAGAGTTAGGTACAGTAGCTAAATACAAAGAAGAATTTGAAAAACGTAACGTAAAAGTAGTAGCGCTTAGTGTTGATGGTGTAGAATCTCATAAAGGTTGGATTAAAGATATTAATGAAACACAAAACACAACAGTAAACTTCCCAATAATTGCTGATGAAGATAAAAAAGTTTCTGAATTATATGATATGATACACCCAAATGCAGATAGTAATTTAACTGTACGTTCTGTTTTTGTTATTGATAATAATAAAAAAGTTAAGTTAATTATAACGTATCCAGCTTCAACAGGAAGAAATTTTGATGAGTTGTTACGTGTTATAGATTCTTTACAACTAACAGCTTATCATAAGGTTGCAACACCAGCCAATTGGCAAAATGGTGATGACTGTGTGGTAGTACCAGCAGTGGCTACCGAAGATATTCCAAGTATTTTTCCTAAAGGATTTAAAGAGGTGAAACCTTATTTAAGGCTTACGCCACAGCCTAATTTAGATTAG
- a CDS encoding Crp/Fnr family transcriptional regulator translates to MVPDKSHVDFLNSISSLSEATIEELKSIAKFKTIKEGTHLVKMGDIPKKIYMLVSGVLRCYLGTESGKEFNKTLYFPMCFVGPLTALIKKEPSLLSFQAITECQLYEVNYYDVIELCKTDEALNTMYSKVLEDTFMVFEQRVIEMISLDATKRYLLLKERIPDVDSLVPQYHIASFLGITPVQLSRIRKKIETD, encoded by the coding sequence ATGGTTCCAGATAAATCTCATGTTGATTTTTTAAATTCTATTAGCTCTCTTTCAGAAGCAACAATTGAAGAATTAAAAAGTATAGCAAAGTTTAAAACAATAAAAGAAGGTACACATTTAGTGAAGATGGGAGACATTCCTAAAAAAATATATATGCTTGTGTCTGGGGTATTAAGGTGTTATTTAGGAACAGAGTCTGGTAAAGAATTTAATAAAACACTATATTTTCCTATGTGTTTTGTGGGGCCATTAACAGCACTTATAAAGAAAGAGCCTTCATTATTATCTTTTCAAGCAATTACAGAATGTCAACTTTATGAAGTTAATTATTATGATGTAATAGAGTTATGTAAAACAGACGAAGCCTTAAACACAATGTATTCAAAAGTTTTGGAAGATACTTTTATGGTTTTTGAGCAGCGTGTTATAGAAATGATATCATTAGATGCTACAAAAAGATATTTGTTGTTAAAAGAACGAATTCCAGATGTAGATTCGCTTGTGCCACAATATCATATAGCATCTTTTTTAGGAATTACACCCGTGCAATTAAGTAGAATTAGAAAGAAAATTGAAACAGATTAA
- a CDS encoding outer membrane beta-barrel family protein: MKPILTCILVAFCISIAVAQPNIKDNSTTHYSELKDATITGKVIDKETKDPLEYATVSFFSKKENKIVAGSITDMEGNFSVRVPRGVYDISIEYISFKTIKIFDREISKNENIGVFELEVDIESLGEVEIIAERTTVEIKLDKKIYNIGKDLTTAGGTVSDALNNVPSVSVDIEGAISLRGNENVRILINGKPSAMAGFGDTNVLSQLPAEAIERVEVITSPSARYDAEGTAGILNIILRQKETLGFNGSITVTGGNPEYAGVATNINYRTEKFNLFSNLGFRYFDAPRNSYSNTTYLDQIEDGNIITPEYEQIIEDQDVTRLNRNYNANIGMEYFLSKKTSITGSLFYRYGEDADLSKVYSDRYNSNALVEQTLRNEKQDEDGDNYQIALNYITKFNNEGHELTADFQYETGSETQYTAIDEDYIISDETDPEPFQNEIEDETEDEKEYLAQVDYVLPIGENARFEAGYRGNFKNEVKDYILQQEDITNDSFYINDTLSNVFDYTENVNAIYSQYGTKFGKFSFLLGLRLENTQLKGKIDSRLTDEELQEAYGFPIETDFDNNYFGLFPTLNIIYNIGGDDTDSEESITLGYNRRINRPRGYFINPFPTRSSRTNVFQGNPNISPAFASAFDIGYLKRWDKLTFTTSVYYQYETDSFERIEETTGQQTTDGIDIIRVIPVNLSSNARTGGEFGFLYNPNKWLRLNSSFNIYQFKTKGEFNDVDYSAENTSWFARLSSKVTLPSNIDWQTNAFYRGAQEDAQTETDGILSIDLAFSKEILNDNASISLNVRDLLNSRKRNAFTTTDSFLRESEMQWRQRQINLSFMYRFNQQKQRNERNRNGNGGNEDEMDF; the protein is encoded by the coding sequence ATGAAACCAATACTAACCTGTATACTAGTTGCTTTTTGCATTTCTATTGCTGTAGCGCAACCAAATATTAAAGATAACTCCACAACTCATTATTCCGAGTTAAAAGACGCTACTATTACTGGAAAAGTAATAGATAAAGAAACTAAAGACCCTTTAGAATATGCTACCGTATCTTTTTTTAGTAAAAAAGAGAACAAAATTGTGGCTGGAAGCATCACTGATATGGAGGGTAATTTTAGTGTTCGCGTTCCTAGAGGTGTTTATGATATTTCTATTGAATACATTTCATTTAAAACAATAAAAATATTTGATAGAGAAATATCTAAAAACGAAAATATTGGTGTTTTTGAACTAGAAGTAGATATTGAATCTTTAGGTGAAGTTGAAATTATTGCAGAAAGAACTACTGTTGAAATTAAACTTGACAAAAAAATATATAACATTGGTAAAGACCTTACTACTGCTGGAGGCACCGTAAGTGATGCCTTAAACAATGTGCCATCGGTTTCAGTAGATATTGAAGGTGCGATTAGCCTTAGAGGTAATGAAAACGTTAGAATATTAATTAACGGCAAACCATCTGCCATGGCTGGTTTTGGGGACACCAACGTACTAAGTCAATTACCAGCCGAAGCAATAGAACGTGTAGAGGTAATAACCTCTCCTTCTGCTCGTTATGATGCTGAGGGTACTGCAGGTATTTTAAACATTATTTTACGCCAAAAAGAAACCTTAGGCTTTAACGGTTCCATCACGGTTACAGGAGGAAACCCTGAATACGCAGGGGTTGCAACCAACATTAACTACCGTACCGAAAAATTTAATCTTTTTTCAAACCTTGGGTTTAGATATTTTGATGCGCCAAGAAATAGTTACAGCAACACCACCTATTTAGACCAAATTGAAGATGGAAACATCATAACTCCAGAATACGAACAAATTATTGAAGACCAAGATGTAACACGGTTAAACCGAAATTATAATGCTAATATAGGTATGGAATATTTCCTATCTAAAAAAACCTCTATAACTGGTAGTTTGTTTTACAGATATGGTGAAGATGCCGATTTATCTAAGGTTTATAGCGACAGATATAACAGCAATGCTTTAGTTGAACAAACACTTAGAAATGAAAAGCAAGATGAAGACGGTGACAATTACCAAATAGCACTTAATTACATTACTAAGTTTAATAATGAAGGTCATGAGTTAACAGCAGATTTTCAATATGAAACAGGTTCTGAAACACAATATACTGCCATTGATGAAGATTATATTATTTCAGATGAAACAGACCCTGAACCATTTCAAAATGAAATAGAAGACGAAACTGAAGACGAAAAAGAATATTTAGCACAAGTAGATTATGTATTACCAATTGGTGAAAATGCCAGATTTGAAGCGGGATACCGCGGTAATTTTAAAAATGAAGTGAAAGATTACATTTTACAGCAAGAGGATATTACCAATGACAGTTTTTATATAAATGACACCTTATCTAATGTTTTTGATTACACTGAAAATGTAAACGCCATTTATTCGCAATACGGAACCAAATTTGGTAAATTTTCATTTCTACTAGGGTTACGATTAGAAAACACCCAATTAAAAGGCAAAATAGATTCTAGACTAACCGATGAAGAATTACAAGAAGCCTATGGATTCCCTATAGAAACTGATTTTGATAATAATTATTTTGGTCTATTCCCTACTCTAAATATTATTTATAACATAGGTGGTGATGATACAGACTCTGAAGAAAGCATTACTTTAGGTTATAACCGCAGAATAAATAGACCTAGAGGCTATTTTATAAATCCTTTTCCAACGCGTTCTAGTAGAACAAATGTTTTTCAAGGAAACCCTAATATAAGTCCTGCTTTTGCTAGTGCTTTTGATATTGGATATCTAAAACGTTGGGATAAACTAACATTTACTACTTCGGTATATTATCAATATGAAACCGATTCTTTTGAACGTATTGAAGAAACAACAGGCCAACAAACTACAGATGGAATTGATATTATTAGAGTCATTCCTGTTAATTTATCATCAAATGCGCGTACTGGTGGTGAGTTTGGATTTTTATACAATCCAAACAAATGGTTACGTTTAAATTCAAGTTTCAATATTTATCAATTTAAAACAAAAGGTGAATTTAATGATGTAGATTATAGTGCCGAAAATACTAGCTGGTTTGCCAGATTGAGTAGTAAAGTAACCTTACCTAGTAACATTGATTGGCAAACAAATGCGTTTTATAGAGGAGCTCAAGAAGATGCACAAACTGAAACCGATGGTATTTTATCTATAGATTTAGCTTTTAGTAAAGAAATTTTAAACGACAATGCATCCATTTCATTAAACGTTAGAGACCTTTTAAACTCTAGAAAAAGAAATGCTTTTACTACTACAGATTCTTTCTTAAGAGAAAGCGAAATGCAATGGAGACAACGTCAAATTAATTTGTCTTTCATGTACAGATTTAATCAACAAAAACAACGTAACGAGCGTAATAGAAACGGTAACGGAGGCAATGAAGATGAGATGGATTTTTAA